A part of Primulina eburnea isolate SZY01 chromosome 10, ASM2296580v1, whole genome shotgun sequence genomic DNA contains:
- the LOC140803833 gene encoding protein ASPARTIC PROTEASE IN GUARD CELL 2-like, with protein sequence MLVFVVFQVFLLLTVVLPPHTTLSHLVITTSAGHAIPFPPFEQLNIKKSIAATKLRPRPRPSPTSDFSSVEDTDHGSAQEAISRNSSVKLNLVHRDKISFSWHKDHRSRFASRMKRDATRVASLIHRLSSDAAAEYEVAGFGSEVVSGMKEGSGEYFVRIGVGSPARSQYMVIDTGSDIVWVQCQPCRQCYHQSDPVFDPVYSASFSGVSCSSTVCDRVENSGCHSGWCKYEVSYGDGSYTKGNLALETLTIGHTMVQNVAIGCGHINRGMFVGASGLLGLGGGSMSIVGQLGGQTGGAFSYCLVSRGTESSGSLEFGRSVLPVGAAWVPLLRNPRAPSFYYIGLLGLGVGGERVPLPDNTFQITEFGDGGVVMDTGTAVTRLPTEAYVAFRDTFIAETGNLPRARGVSIFDTCYDLGGFITVRVPTVSFFLSGGPILTLPARNFLIPVDESGTFCFAFAPSSSRLSIIGNIQQEGIQISFDGANGFVGFGPNVC encoded by the coding sequence ATGCTCGTCTTTGTTGTCTTTCAAGTATTTCTCTTGCTTACTGTTGTGCTGCCGCCGCATACTACTCTATCCCACCTGGTTATCACCACCTCCGCCGGCCATGCAATCCCTTTTCCTCCGTTTGAACAACTCAACATCAAGAAATCCATCGCCGCCACAAAGCTCCGCCCACGTCCCCGCCCCAGTCCCACCAGTGACTTCAGTAGTGTTGAAGATACTGATCATGGATCAGCTCAAGAAGCAATCAGTCGTAATTCCAGCGTGAAGCTAAATTTGGTTCACAGAGACAAGATATCATTTTCATGGCATAAAGACCACCGCAGTCGTTTTGCAAGCCGAATGAAAAGGGATGCCACAAGGGTTGCTAGCTTGATCCACCGGCTATCCAGTGACGCCGCCGCCGAGTATGAGGTTGCCGGATTTGGGTCGGAGGTGGTTTCCGGAATGAAGGAAGGGAGTGGAGAATATTTCGTGAGGATCGGTGTCGGTAGCCCGGCCAGAAGCCAATACATGGTGATTGATACGGGGAGCGATATTGTGTGGGTCCAATGCCAACCTTGTAGACAGTGTTACCATCAATCCGACCCGGTATTCGACCCGGTCTATTCCGCTTCCTTCTCGGGTGTCTCATGCAGCTCCACGGTTTGTGATCGGGTCGAGAATTCTGGTTGCCACTCGGGTTGGTGTAAATACGAGGTTTCGTACGGAGACGGGTCGTATACTAAAGGGAACTTAGCCTTGGAGACACTGACCATCGGGCACACGATGGTCCAGAACGTGGCTATTGGGTGCGGGCATATAAATCGGGGCATGTTTGTCGGGGCTTCCGGGTTGTTGGGTCTTGGTGGAGGGTCCATGTCCATCGTGGGTCAGTTGGGCGGGCAAACGGGTGGAGCATTTAGCTATTGTTTAGTGAGCCGGGGAACCGAGTCATCCGGGTCGCTAGAGTTTGGTCGCTCCGTGCTGCCCGTGGGTGCTGCTTGGGTTCCGCTGCTAAGAAATCCTCGAGCCCCAAGTTTTTACTATATTGGACTTTTGGGCCTCGGGGTTGGAGGTGAACGGGTACCCTTACCCGACAACACCTTTCAAATAACCGAATTCGGCGACGGTGGAGTTGTAATGGACACGGGCACCGCCGTGACGCGCTTGCCTACGGAAGCTTATGTGGCATTTCGAGACACTTTCATAGCCGAGACGGGAAACCTACCTCGAGCCCGTGGAGTTTCTATATTCGACACATGTTACGATTTGGGTGGATTCATAACGGTTCGGGTACCAACGGTTTCGTTTTTCTTGTCAGGTGGCCCGATCCTGACCCTTCCGGCAAGGAACTTCCTGATTCCGGTTGACGAAAGTGGCACATTCTGTTTTGCGTTTGCACCATCTAGCTCGAGGCTTTCCATAATAGGGAACATTCAACAAGAAGGGATTCAAATCTCTTTTGATGGAGCAAATGGCTTTGTTGGTTTCGGGCCCAATGTTTGTTGA